The following proteins come from a genomic window of Thiothrix unzii:
- the metA gene encoding homoserine O-succinyltransferase MetA, which yields MPLVAHSALPTFDRLRQEGQTVLSEDYAFHQDIRELHIGFLNMMPDAAMEATERQFFRLVGASNHIAQFHIHPFTLDTLPRGEKAQAHIARHYDTFANLQEQGLDALIITGANPSQARLEDEPFWDGLCEVAAWAQQNVTSTLCSCLASHALVQHLWGIRRRPLGFKRWGVYDHVVTSPAHPLVNDLNTRFDVPHSRFNQVDRADLESVGVQVLAESAEGGVHLAVSPDLFRMVFMQGHPEYDQISLLKEYRRETQRWFSGVRDDYPPFPENYLRPKAKAILSEYRLELMAAKRLGQPLPDFPEKLLLTMVNNTWRDTAKVFYSNWIGKVYQITNNDRRKPFMDWVNPDDPLGLRGQG from the coding sequence ATGCCATTGGTCGCGCATTCTGCCTTGCCTACGTTTGACCGTCTGCGTCAGGAAGGTCAAACGGTCTTGAGTGAAGATTATGCTTTTCATCAGGATATTCGTGAGTTGCATATTGGGTTCCTCAATATGATGCCGGATGCGGCGATGGAAGCCACCGAGCGGCAATTTTTCCGTTTGGTGGGCGCGTCCAATCACATTGCACAATTTCATATCCACCCGTTTACGCTGGATACGTTGCCCCGTGGTGAAAAAGCGCAGGCGCACATTGCGCGGCATTACGATACCTTTGCGAATTTGCAGGAGCAGGGGCTGGACGCGCTGATTATTACCGGCGCGAATCCCTCGCAGGCACGTTTGGAGGATGAGCCTTTTTGGGATGGGCTTTGTGAAGTGGCGGCTTGGGCGCAGCAAAATGTGACTTCGACCTTATGTTCGTGTCTTGCCAGTCACGCGCTGGTGCAGCATTTGTGGGGAATTCGTCGTCGTCCTTTGGGTTTTAAACGCTGGGGCGTATATGACCATGTGGTGACTTCCCCGGCGCATCCGTTGGTTAATGATTTGAATACGCGCTTTGATGTACCACATTCACGCTTTAATCAAGTGGATCGGGCAGACTTGGAATCTGTTGGGGTTCAGGTGTTAGCGGAAAGTGCCGAGGGCGGGGTGCATTTGGCGGTAAGCCCTGATTTGTTTCGGATGGTTTTCATGCAGGGGCATCCCGAATACGATCAAATCAGTTTGTTGAAAGAATACCGGCGCGAAACGCAACGCTGGTTTAGCGGTGTGCGCGACGATTATCCGCCATTTCCCGAAAATTATTTACGCCCTAAAGCTAAAGCAATTTTGAGTGAATACCGTCTTGAGCTAATGGCGGCGAAACGTTTGGGGCAGCCATTGCCGGATTTTCCCGAAAAACTGCTGTTAACCATGGTTAACAATACTTGGCGTGATACGGCCAAAGTATTCTACAGCAACTGGATTGGGAAAGTTTACCAAATCACCAACAATGACCGTCGCAAACCGTTTATGGATTGGGTAAACCCGGATGATCCATTAGGGTTGCGCGGTCAGGGTTAA
- a CDS encoding ATPase, with translation MRLNKEQYRQWEHKKVTLLGMSGVGKTHISSMLRGHNWFHYSGDYRIGTCYLDEDILDLIKEQAMKVPFLRDLLRNDWIYIRNNIRVNDLGPVLSFVGKLGNPELGGVPLDDFTQRQAQYRQAEIAAMRDVPEFIRKAQLIYGYSHFVNDAGGSLCELEEPSVFELLAESTLILYIKVTTPEEEQKLIDRARSDPKPLYYRPTFLREHLGIYLEEQGLQYAAEMIPDDFTRWIFPRLFHSRLPRYEAIARDYGYTVTSEEAAQVRDENDFNALVEMAIERHGK, from the coding sequence GTGCGTCTAAATAAAGAACAATACCGTCAATGGGAACATAAAAAAGTCACCTTGTTGGGAATGTCCGGTGTTGGAAAAACCCATATTTCCAGTATGTTACGTGGACATAATTGGTTTCACTATTCTGGTGACTACCGTATTGGCACTTGCTATCTGGATGAAGATATTCTCGACCTGATTAAAGAGCAGGCGATGAAAGTGCCATTTTTGCGCGATTTGTTGCGCAACGACTGGATCTACATTCGCAATAATATCCGCGTCAATGACTTGGGGCCGGTATTGTCTTTTGTTGGAAAATTGGGCAACCCAGAGTTGGGTGGCGTGCCACTCGACGACTTTACCCAACGCCAAGCGCAATACCGTCAGGCTGAAATTGCGGCGATGCGTGACGTACCGGAATTTATCCGCAAAGCGCAGTTGATTTACGGCTATTCACACTTTGTGAATGATGCTGGCGGTAGTTTATGTGAGTTGGAAGAGCCGTCAGTATTTGAGTTATTGGCGGAAAGTACCCTGATTTTATACATTAAAGTCACCACGCCAGAAGAAGAGCAAAAGCTGATTGACCGCGCCCGCAGTGATCCTAAGCCGCTGTATTACCGCCCAACTTTCTTGCGTGAACATTTGGGGATTTATCTGGAAGAGCAGGGCTTGCAATACGCGGCTGAAATGATTCCTGATGATTTTACCCGCTGGATTTTCCCGCGTTTATTCCATTCGCGCTTGCCACGTTACGAAGCGATTGCACGGGATTATGGTTATACCGTGACTTCGGAAGAGGCGGCGCAGGTGCGCGATGAAAACGATTTCAACGCTTTGGTCGAAATGGCCATTGAACGTCACGGGAAGTAA